In Carya illinoinensis cultivar Pawnee chromosome 6, C.illinoinensisPawnee_v1, whole genome shotgun sequence, a single genomic region encodes these proteins:
- the LOC122312355 gene encoding chlorophyll a-b binding protein CP24 10A, chloroplastic-like, with protein sequence MAATSGAVLNGLGSSFLCGGKRSQQRLLSAVGVGARVGVALGPKKLIVVAAAQPKKSWIPGVKAGGNLVDPEWLDGSLPGDYGFDPLGLGKDPAFLKWYREAELIHGRWAMAAVVGIFVGQAWSGIPWFEAGAAPGAVAPFSFGTLLGTQLLLMGWVESKRWVDFFNPDSQSVEWATPWSKTAENFANATGEQGYPGGKFFDPLGLAGTIKDGVYIPDVEKLERLKLAEIKHARIAMLAMLIFYFEAGQGKTPLGALGL encoded by the exons ATGGCTGCTACCTCTGGTGCAGTGCTAAATGGGTTGGGATCTTCTTTCTTGTGTGGAGGAAAGAGAAGCCAGCAGAGGTTGTTGTCTGCTGTTGGCGTTGGAGCCAGGGTGGGTGTCGCTCTTGGGCCTAAGAAGTTGATTGTGGTGGCTGCTGCTCAACCAAAGAAGTCTTGGATTCCTGGTGTGAAAGCTGGTGGCAACTTGGTCGATCCCGAGTGGCTCGACGGCTC ACTCCCAGGTGACTATGGTTTTGATCCACTGGGACTAGGAAAGGACCCAGCATTCCTGAAATGGTACAGAGAGGCCGAGCTCATTCATGGGAGGTGGGCAATGGCTGCTGTCGTCGGGATCTTTGTCGGCCAGGCATGGAGCGGTATTCCATGGTTTGAGGCTGGAGCTGCCCCTGGGGCAGTTGCTCCCTTCTCCTTTGGGACTCTCCTCGGCACGCAGCTTCTCCTCATGGGCTGGGTTGAGAGCAAAAGATGGGTGGATTTCTTCAACCCCGATTCACAGTCCGTCGAATGGGCAACACCGTGGTCGAAGACTGCTGAGAACTTCGCCAATGCCACCGGGGAACAAGGCTACCCGGGTGGCAAATTCTTCGACCCATTGGGGCTAGCCGGCACGATCAAGGACGGAGTCTACATTCCGGACGTGGAGAAACTGGAAAGACTGAAGTTGGCTGAAATCAAGCATGCACGGATTGCAATGCTAGCCATGCTAATTTTCTACTTCGAGGCTGGACAAGGGAAGACACCTCTTGGTGCTCTTGGCTTGTAA
- the LOC122312806 gene encoding uncharacterized protein LOC122312806, whose amino-acid sequence MLVTHSLDASNYYSWARSMKRALRIKNKLGFIDGSLCEPIDPNDPLMEHWLRCNDIVITWMQNTMAVDIKCSTVYAETAHQLWLELEQRFAQQNAPRIFEIKQAITMIMQNQNAVSVYFSKLKTLLDELLNYEVIPSCSCGGLKTVVQNQQRDWVMKFLMGLNDSYKGIKAQILLIKHFPSLNEVYSIIQQEEKMREISTEGPVQDSMALFTRGNHKEGGKTSNPTQKRDKYYCTFCKIPGHSLERCFKTNPNKPVCSHCQIPGHTANKCFKLHGYPSTHKSDGKSRFVVNQVTTSAPAQEMVNDKSQVSLSQKQYSQLLALLKPSTNPSHLISSANNVQNIMASSSDGDIHQVSGISTCLSTSFKFLNVLEIPWIIDTGAIDHMICFASLFSTSQTKVSYSVILPNGDVAPVTQIGTVKITDSLILHDVLCVPSFSFNLISTKRLTQTLNCCLIFFSHFCYIQDLLVWKTIGMGEVRQGLYHMLQEEVSSSTLLDVLIKLNVPSPIPISASVIKDD is encoded by the coding sequence ATGCTTGTCACTCATAGCTTGGATGCCAGTAACTATTATTCATGGGCTAGATCAATGAAGAGGGCATTACGCATCAAAAATAAACTTGGCTTCATAGATGGAAGCCTATGTGAACCTATAGATCCAAATGATCCCCTCATGGAGCATTGGTTACGCTGCAATGACATTGTGATTACCTGGATGCAGAATACCATGGCTGTAGATATTAAGTGCAGCACTGTGTATGCTGAGACAGCACATCAACTCTGGCTTGAGCTGGAACAACGCTTTGCTCAACAAAATGCACCTCGGATTTTTGAAATTAAGCAAGCTATTACCATGATAATGCAAAACCAGAATGCTGTAAGTGTCTACTTTTCCAAGCTCAAAACTCTTTTGGATGAACTTTTGAACTATGAAGTCATTCCTAGTTGTAGTTGTGGAGGTTTAAAAACTGTTGTTCAAAATCAGCAGAGGGACTGGGTCATGAAATTCCTAATGGGCCTAAATGACTCTTACAAAGGAATCAAAGCTCAAATCCTTTTAATAAAACATTTCCCTAGCCTTAACGAAGTCTACTCTATAATACAACaagaagaaaagatgagggaaataTCCACAGAAGGACCTGTCCAAGACTCTATGGCTCTATTCACTAGAGGCAACCACAAAGAAGGGGGTAAAACCAGCAATCCCACACAAAAGAGAGATAAATACTACTGCACTTTTTGCAAGATTCCAGGGCACTCACTTGAGAGATGTTTTAAAACTAACCCAAACAAACCAGTTTGCTCTCACTGTCAGATTCCAGGTCACACTGCAAATAAGTGCTTCAAACTCCATGGATATCCATCAACCCACAAGTCTGATGGAAAGAGCAGATTTGTTGTCAACCAAGTTACTACTTCTGCTCCTGCACAAGAAATGGTGAATGACAAATCTCAAGTGTCCTTAAGCCAAAAGCAATACTCACAGCTTCTAGCTTTGCTCAAACCAAGCACAAATCCTTCACACTTGATTTCCTCAGCAAATAATGTTCAAAATATTATGGCTTCTTCCTCTGATGGAGACATCCATCAAGTTTCTGGTATATCAACATGTTTATCTACATCTTTCAAGTTTTTAAATGTTTTAGAAATACCTTGGATAATTGATACGGGGGCGATAGATCACATGATCTGTTTTGCCTCCCTGTTTTCTACTTCTCAAACCAAAGTTTCCTATTCTGTTATCTTACCTAATGGTGATGTAGCACCAGTTACTCAAATAGGTACAGTAAAAATCACAGACTCCTTAATTCTCCATGATGTTCTGTGTGTTCccagtttttcttttaacttgaTATCTACCAAAAGGCTCACTCAAACTCTCAATTGTTGcttgattttcttctctcaTTTTTGCTATATTCAGGACCTTTTAGTTTGGAAAACGATTGGCATGGGTGAGGTTAGGCAGGGGCTGTACCATATGCTGCAAGAGGAGGTCTCTTCTTCAACTCTATTAGATGTCTTGATCAAATTAAATGTCCCATCTCCAATTCCTATTTCTGCATCAGTCATCAAGGATGACTAA
- the LOC122313715 gene encoding uncharacterized protein LOC122313715, whose amino-acid sequence MDFRLNHAINSPSSSSSSSSTPNPPITTTTIAAVTTTASAADSDPMQSWWESVSRARSRIHALSSILSDSSPNSSDSSSSSSFSFSSLADSDRPALSLLSSPSAYSLVSSALSSTLSGSGSDPLCQWLYDTYLSSDPHLRLVVLSFLPLLSALYLSRVHSSESPSLAGFEAVLLALYASETKSRNGKPLLISIPDLSQPSLYHAPRRTATNNSNSASPVQSRPSVGVLSQPLEPQIAVKSTKRACIVGVALDCYYKQISQMPSWSKLEFCRSVAVWAGQDCSCRREFDKDDEFENCTPFSENGNGNEIEGIVEEMGKVEIVRNEENLESKGTRIPLPWELLQPALKILGHCLLAPLNSQDVKDAAAMAVRSLYARATHDLVPQAILATRSLIQLDRRTRAAAKLEAKTEAKANASSNSNTPSKAKKPEILLVSK is encoded by the coding sequence ATGGATTTCCGCCTCAACCATGCTATTAACTCCCCCtcatcctcctcttcctcctcctccacccCCAATCCCCCAATTACTACCACCACCATCGCCGCCGTAACCACCACTGCCAGCGCCGCCGATTCTGACCCCATGCAGTCCTGGTGGGAGTCCGTCTCCAGAGCCCGCTCCCGCATCCACGCCCTCTCCTCCATCCTCTCCGATTCCTCCCCCAATTCCTCCgattcctcctcctcctcttccttttccttctcttcccTCGCCGACTCCGACCGCCCCGCCCTCTCCCTCCTCTCGTCCCCCAGCGCCTACTCCCTCGTCTCTTCCGCCCTTTCCTCCACGCTCTCCGGCTCCGGCTCTGACCCCCTCTGCCAATGGCTCTACGACACCTACCTCTCCTCTGACCCCCATCTCCGACTCGTCGTTCTCTCCTTCCTCCCTCTCCTCTCCGCGCTCTACCTCTCCCGCGTCCACTCCTCCGAATCCCCGTCGCTCGCCGGCTTCGAGGCCGTACTCCTTGCCCTCTACGCCTCAGAGACCAAATCCCGCAACGGCAAGCCCCTCCTCATCTCCATACCCGACCTCTCCCAACCCTCCCTCTACCACGCCCCTCGCCGCACCGCCACAAACAACAGTAATTCTGCATCCCCTGTTCAATCAAGACCCTCCGTTGGGGTTTTGTCGCAACCTCTCGAGCCGCAGATTGCCGTTAAATCGACCAAACGCGCCTGCATCGTCGGGGTAGCTCTCGATTGCTATTACAAGCAGATCTCGCAGATGCCGAGCTGGTCCAAGCTCGAATTTTGCCGATCCGTAGCTGTGTGGGCCGGGCAGGACTGTTCTTGTAGAAGAGAGTTCGACAAGGATGATGAATTTGAGAATTGTACCCCTTTTTCggagaatggaaatggaaatgaGATTGAGGGCATAGTGGAAGAGATGGGCAAAGTGGAGATTGTGAGAAATGAGGAGAATTTGGAATCCAAGGGGACCAGAATTCCGCTACCGTGGGAGCTATTGCAGCCGGCGTTGAAGATTCTGGGGCATTGCTTGTTGGCTCCGTTGAATTCGCAAGATGTTAAGGATGCGGCAGCCATGGCAGTGAGGAGCTTGTATGCCAGAGCGACTCATGATTTGGTTCCACAGGCGATCTTGGCGACGCGGAGTCTCATTCAGCTTGATAGAAGGACGCGCGCGGCTGCTAAGTTGGAGGCCAAAACAGAAGCGAAGgcgaatgcatcttcgaattcTAACACGCCTAGCAAGGCTAAGAAACCTGAAATCCTGTTGGTTTCCAAGTGA